The following are encoded together in the Nocardioides sp. Arc9.136 genome:
- the gyrB gene encoding DNA topoisomerase (ATP-hydrolyzing) subunit B: MPGLPEQAAAALTSSRVDNDYDASAIQVLEGLEAVRKRPGMYIGSTGERGLHHLIWEIVDNAVDEALAGHCDRIVVTLCADGAIQVEDNGRGIPTDTAPGQEMPAVTMALTMLHAGGKFGGGGYKVSGGLHGVGVSVVNALSTHLVVDVKNRGHLWRQSFTIGVPDGELEQVRALEPGESTGTTVKYWASPEIFETTTYSLETITTRIREMAFLNKGLEIVVRDERPAATEVMDAVEDDTVADDVDQGSADAMRRGGEGGIEQVFKYDRGLVDYVEHLNRRKDKANPTVISFEAETPPSVENHMSLEVAMQWNTSYTESVHTFANTINTHEGGTHEEGFRAALTSLVNHWGEEWGLIKKREDRVSGDDIREGLTAIISVKLGEPQFEGQTKTKLGNTEAKGFVQRLMNDQFGAWLEQNPAEGRDIVRKAQAAASARIAARKARELARSRKGILGGGGLPGKLSDCQSTNPAECEVFIVEGDSAGGSARQGRDPRIQAILPIRGKILNVEKARIDRILGNQEVQSIISALGTGIQEDFDLEKLRYHKVVLMADADVDGHHINTLLLTLLFRFMKPLIDHGHVYMAQPPLYRLRWNKPHEHEFVYSDAERDALMAAGLEAGKKLPKENPVQRYKGLGEMNAKELWETTMDPDQRLMLQVTLDDAAQADEIFSILMGEDVEQRRSFIQRNAKDVRFLDI; encoded by the coding sequence CGGCCGGGCATGTACATCGGCTCCACCGGTGAGCGCGGCCTGCACCACCTGATCTGGGAGATCGTGGACAACGCGGTCGACGAGGCCCTGGCCGGCCACTGCGACCGGATCGTCGTCACCCTGTGCGCGGACGGCGCGATCCAGGTCGAGGACAACGGCCGCGGCATCCCCACCGACACCGCGCCCGGGCAGGAGATGCCCGCGGTGACGATGGCGCTGACGATGCTGCACGCCGGCGGCAAGTTCGGCGGCGGCGGCTACAAGGTGTCCGGCGGCCTGCACGGCGTCGGGGTCTCGGTCGTCAACGCGCTGTCGACCCACCTGGTCGTCGACGTCAAGAACCGCGGCCACCTCTGGCGCCAGTCGTTCACCATCGGCGTCCCCGACGGCGAGCTGGAGCAGGTGCGCGCGCTGGAGCCGGGGGAGAGCACCGGCACCACGGTGAAGTACTGGGCCAGCCCGGAGATCTTCGAGACCACGACGTACTCCCTGGAGACCATCACCACCCGCATCCGCGAGATGGCCTTCCTCAACAAGGGCCTGGAGATCGTCGTGCGCGACGAGCGGCCCGCGGCGACCGAGGTCATGGACGCGGTCGAGGACGACACCGTCGCCGACGACGTCGACCAGGGGTCGGCCGACGCTATGCGCCGCGGTGGCGAGGGCGGCATCGAGCAGGTCTTCAAGTACGACCGCGGCCTGGTCGACTACGTCGAGCACCTCAACCGCCGCAAGGACAAGGCCAACCCGACCGTCATCTCCTTCGAGGCCGAGACGCCGCCCAGCGTCGAGAACCACATGAGCCTCGAGGTCGCGATGCAGTGGAACACCAGCTACACCGAGTCGGTCCACACCTTCGCGAACACGATCAACACCCACGAGGGCGGCACCCACGAGGAGGGCTTCCGCGCGGCGCTGACCTCCCTGGTCAACCACTGGGGCGAGGAGTGGGGGCTGATCAAGAAGCGCGAGGACCGCGTCTCCGGCGACGACATCCGCGAGGGCCTCACCGCGATCATCTCGGTCAAGCTGGGCGAGCCGCAGTTCGAGGGCCAGACCAAGACCAAGCTCGGCAACACCGAGGCCAAGGGCTTCGTCCAGCGCCTGATGAACGACCAGTTCGGCGCCTGGCTCGAGCAGAACCCCGCCGAGGGCCGCGACATCGTGCGCAAGGCCCAGGCGGCGGCTTCGGCCCGGATCGCGGCCCGCAAGGCCCGCGAGCTGGCCCGCAGCCGCAAGGGCATCCTGGGCGGCGGCGGTCTCCCCGGCAAGCTCTCGGACTGCCAGTCGACCAACCCCGCCGAGTGCGAGGTCTTCATCGTCGAGGGCGACTCCGCGGGCGGCTCGGCCCGCCAGGGCCGCGACCCGCGGATCCAGGCGATCCTCCCGATCCGCGGCAAGATCCTCAACGTCGAGAAGGCGCGCATCGACCGGATCCTGGGCAACCAGGAGGTGCAGTCGATCATCTCCGCGCTCGGCACGGGCATCCAGGAGGACTTCGACCTGGAGAAGCTGCGCTACCACAAGGTCGTGCTGATGGCCGACGCCGACGTCGACGGCCACCACATCAACACCCTGCTGCTGACGCTGCTCTTCCGGTTCATGAAGCCGCTGATCGACCACGGCCACGTCTACATGGCCCAGCCCCCGCTCTACCGGCTGCGCTGGAACAAGCCGCACGAGCACGAGTTCGTCTACTCCGACGCCGAGCGCGACGCGCTGATGGCGGCCGGCCTCGAGGCGGGCAAGAAGCTGCCCAAGGAGAACCCGGTGCAGCGGTACAAGGGCCTGGGCGAGATGAACGCCAAGGAGCTGTGGGAGACCACGATGGACCCCGACCAGCGGCTGATGCTGCAGGTCACCCTGGACGACGCCGCGCAGGCCGACGAGATCTTCTCGATCCTCATGGGCGAGGACGTCGAGCAGCGCCGCTCCTTCATCCAGCGCAACGCCAAGGACGTCCGATTCCTGGACATCTAG